In Leptolyngbya sp. O-77, the genomic window TGACGATTGGGGATGCAGGATGGCAAGGTGTAGCGCCCGTGAGAAGCCGCTACTGTCACTCTAGATAACGGCTGGCTTTTGAGCCGGGGGCCTGTTCCCAGTCTTTCTCAGTTTTTCGTTTTGTATGTCTAGAAGTCGATTAATTACGCTTTTTCGTCGAGCTTATCGAATTTCGCAATGGTCTGAGCAAACACAAATGTCTCTGCCCGAAGCGGCGGGATGGCTGGATGCACACTTGTCGCGGCGGCGCGTGTTGCAGGCAGGCGCGGTGCTGGGTGGCACGCTGGGGCTGAGCGGTTGGCGGATGGAAGACTTGGTGGGGGGCGATCGCCCTCATGCCTCTGGGCAGTCTGCTCGCTCTAGAGCAAACCCATCGCCTGTGCTGATTGTGGGCGCAGGCGTGGCAGGATTAACGGCTGCCTATCGCCTCCAGCAGGCGGGTGTGCCGTTTGAGCTAGTCGAAGCCAGTGCCCGCATCGGCGGTCGGCTGCGGACGGTGCGAAACCCGGATGGACTACCAGGAACCGTGGAACTGGGTGGCGAATTTATCGACACGCGCCATACCCACGTCCGCGCTCTGGCCGCAGAATTGGGTCTGGAATTGTCTGACCTGAGGGCGGCCGATGCAGGGCTAGAGCCGGAGGTGCTGTATTTTCAGGGGCAAAAGGTGAGCCATGAGGCAGTGGTGGAGCGGTTTGCACCCCTCGCCAAACGAATCACGCAGGACTTGCTGGCGATGGGGCGAGGCATCACCTATCGCCAGCATAATGACCACGCCGCCCAGCTCGATCGGCTGTCGCTGGCAGAATATCTGGATGCGGCAGAGATTGACCCGGTGATTCACCAACTGGTGCGGGTGGCTTACATCACCGAATTTGGGCGAGACGCAGAAGACATGTCCTGCTTGAACATGCTCTATCTGATCGGGACAGAGGTGGGGCAGTGGAGCACCTACGGCGACAGCGACGAGCGTTGGCATGTGGTCGGCGGCAACCAGTCGATTCCTGAAGCGCTGGCCAAGCGGGTAGAGGGGGCGATCGCCCTCAACACTTCTCTGGAATCCATCCGCCTTGCCCCCGATGGGCGCTATCGCGTCAGCCTGCGACAAGACGGCAACAGTATCGAGCGCAGCTACGAGAAGGTGCTGCTAGCAGTGCCATTTTCGGTGCTCCGACAGGTGGAACTCGCGATAGACCTGCCGCCCGTGAAGCGAAAGGCGATCGCCGAGTTGGGCTATGGCACCAGCAGCAAGCTAGCCGTTCCCTTCCGGGAGCGGATCTGGCGTACCCGCTACGGCTCTACCATTAGCGTCTACACCGATCTGGATTTTCAAAATACCTGGGAGAGCGCCCGCTACTCGCCGGGGCCAAGCGCCTGGGTAACAGACCTGCGGGCGGGACGACAGGGCGTATTGCTGGCGGCCGATAGCCCCGCCACCCACGCCAAGGCGCTCGCCGCTGATCTAGACCAGATCTTTCCAGGCATTGCTGAAGTGCAACAAGGGCGATCGCTCCGGGCAATTTGGGCGGCCGAACCCCACGCGCTGGGGTCTTATTCCTGCTATCGGCCCGGGCAGTGGACGGCGATCGCCGGAGCCGAAATCGAGCGCGTGGGCAATCTCTGGTTCGCAGGGGAACACTGCTCTCTAGAATCCCAGGGCTATATGAACGGCGCAGTAGAGACGGCTGAAATCGCTGCCCGCAGCATTCTTCAGACCTAAAAGTTTTAGGCGTAAAAGCTGCCAAGACTGGCTAATTTCATCAGAAACCCTGGCAAAATTCCAATCTTCTGCCAGGGTTTTTTATCGGTTATATCGCAGCTACATCACAGCGGTGCGATCGCCCAAACCTAGTCGCCGCCGCCACCCGACCCAACGCAGCGAGTTCCGTTCAAAGGGCAAGTGCTGGTTCCTCTGCGAGCAAACGCCGCTGGGGCAACGGCGGTAGACAGCACCAGCGCAAACAGCGCCATGAGAACAATCCGTTTCATCGAGAACCTCCTTGATGTTAGTCAATCTGTGGAAGGTTCCGGCCTGCCATTGGCAAGGCTTGGGAGTCCTTTCCGAGATAACTCACATCTTGGCGGCTCTGGCTGAGGGGAACCTGAAACAGCACTGAGTGCCCCAGAACCCTTTTGTGAGGAAACTGAAGCGACCGTGAGAATATTCCGAACCTTTGGGAGAAAGCTCAAGGGCACACGCAACAGGTGAGCTTTTGTCCAAGGGGCGATCGCCCCTTGCTAAAACTCAAACCGCGCTGTCTAGAATTCATTCCTAGAACTCATCGTCGGCATATCCGCCAGAGGCTGCTGCCGCCTCATTGTCTCGTTTAGATCCCAGCAAATCTAACCGATCTACTCGGATTACAGGCGCAGAGCGATCGGCTCCAGTGGTTCGATCTTTCCAATATTCAAATTTCAGGGAACCTGTAACCCCGATCAGGCTGCCTTTGCGGACATAGTTTGCAGCTACTTCAGCGTTTCGACCCCAAATTTCCAGCTTAAACCAGTCTGGCTCATCGCTATTTTTTCTGCGACGATCGACTGCAAGATTGATATTGCAGACCACGCTGCCCGACTCGAAATACTTTACATCCGGATCACGACCCGCTCGACCCACCAGGGTAACGACGTTTAAGCTCATAGGACATTCCCCAAACTTAAAATCAAAACTTTGGAAACAGAAATTAAAGCCAGATACGCAGAAAACTGAATCGATCAATCCTTTCAAAACTAATTCCTAAAAAATTGAGAGGAATGATTAGAATTGCATATCGCTTCAGATAGTATACCTGTCCTATTCTAACAGGATCTCGCCAGATTTTGAGGCGGTTGCTCCCCTAATTGCCGCACTATTCTGCCCAAACTTTTTCGCTTTAGCAAGCGCCGGACACACCGTCGAATTGGCATCGGTTGGCGATCGCACTGTTGGCGATCGCCCCCATCCATCCACCTTCCGGCAATCTTCCTGGTATCTTGCGCCACAGGGGTCAGTTTTGCGGTATCGTGAGCGGGGTGCAATCTGTCAGGGTCCAATGACCGGATCAAGCTGGGAGATAGCAACAGGATGTTAGCGGCTGACCTTCAAGCAGGGGCGATCGCCCTCATTCACTCAGTCAGCCCAAACTCGATCAGCATCTTAGGCATATTCCGACTAGACGGTTGACAAAAATCGTAATACAATCCCATCGACGGAGTTGGAATGCTTTGCTTGAGTCTCTTCCATACTCATAGGTTTTTGGAATCAGGTTGAAACTCTGAGATATTGTTTGGAGACATTAATTTTGAGGGCATCGGCTTAGCAGCATAGGGCAGATGGAGTGAGCTTAAGGCATAACGAATCCGGTCAGCATTGATAGCAAAGCTGCTTTTCAAAAGCAAAGTGGCTTTCTGAAAAGGGGAGTCCGGTTCATCGAGCAGCATCTGCAAGTTTACCCCTGAGCATCGTCATCACCTCAGAATCGTTAACCAGGTGCCAGCCAAGGGTCTTACCTGAGTTATCGGGACATTTAGAGCGATCGCAGTAGTGTTTTTGTAACTAGGAGCTTGTTAGGCTAGTGGGACTTTTTAACCGCTTCTCGTTGTCACGCGACATGGGTATCGACCTGGGCACCGCAAACACCCTGGTCTACGTTTCGGGTCGGGGCATTGTGCTTCAAGAACCATCAGTAGTAGCCATTGACCAAAACGAGAAAGTACCCCTAGCCGTTGGCGAAGATGCCAAAAAAATGCTGGGGCGGACACCCGGAAACGTGATGGCGCTGCGTCCCCTGCGAGATGGGGTGATTGCAGACTTTGACACAGCTGAGCTCATGCTCAAGCACTTCATCCGCCGCGTCCATGAAGGTCGGACGCTCGTTTCCCCCCGGATTGTGATCGGCATTCCCAGTGGCGTGACGGGCGTTGAGCGTCGGGCTGTGATGGAAGCTGCGTCCCAGGCGGGGGCTCGAGATGTTTATCTGATTGATGAACCCGTGGCAGCCGCCATTGGGGCTGGCTTGCCCGTGGCAGAGCCGACTGGAAACATGATTATCGACATCGGCGGCGGCACCACCGAGGTCGCAGTGCTGAGCTTGCAGGGCACGGTGCTGAGCGAATCGGTGCGGGTCGCTGGCGACGAGCTAAGCGAGGCTATTTCCCAGTACATGAAAAAGGTTCACAACCTGGTGATTGGGGAACGCACAGCAGAGGAAATCAAAATCACGGTCGGCTCCGCCTATCCAACAGACCACCATGACGACATCATCATGGACGTTCGAGGGCTGCACTTGCTATCTGGACTGCCCCGTACCGTTTCGGTGAAAGCGCCAGAGATCCGTGAAGCGATGGCAGAACCCCTGTCGGTCATCATCGAAGCCGTTAAGCGCACGCTGGAGCGCACCCCTCCCGAGCTGGCGGCAGATATCATCGATCGGGGTATCATGCTGGCAGGGGGAGGAGCCTTGCTGCGCGGGCTAGATACCCTGATCAGCCATGAGACAGGAATTGTGGTTCACGTTGCAGCGGATCCGCTGAGTTGCGTAGTGTTGGGCACTGGGCGTGTTCTAGAAAACTTCAAGCAGCTTGAGCGGGTCTTTAGCGGACACTCTCGCAATATGTAGCGTAAGGCTGTATACCTTACAGGTATTCCGAATTGGTGTTCTGAGCGAGTATTTCCAGTTTTCGTGGGGACTCCTCTCAGGGTCCATATCAGGTATCTCAGGACTTGTGTGAAGCGCTGGCGGTGAGGATTGAGCGCAGCTAATGTACGTACTGCGTCGATGGTGGGGGAAGAATGGGTTGCGGCTGGGGCTAGCAGTGCTGGCTCTCAGCACTGCATGGATGCTCAGGCAAACCCAGGGTGCATTTGTGCTGGAGCTATATCGAGCGATCAGCGCTCCGTTTCAGGCTAAAGGCCCGACTCGCGCTGAAATCCTGGATAACGCCCAGGTGCAGGAGTTGCAGCAGCGCTTGATTGAGCTAGAAAGCCAAAACCGCCGACTTCAAGAGTTGTTGAACTACAATGCAACGCAGCCACAACCAGGGATTGCGGCTCCGATTATTGGGCGCAGCGCCGACCACTGGTGGCAGCAGGTGACTCTGGGGCGGGGCCGGCGAGACGGGGTAAAAGTTGGCTCTATTGTCTCCGGAACGGGCGGGCTAGTTGGGCGGGTGGTACAGGTGACGGCGAATACGAGCCGCGTGCTGTTAGTCAGTGACCCCACAAGTCGTATCGGCGTGACGGTTAGCCGTTCTCGCTTTATGGGCTATATGCGGGGGCAGTCGGGTAACCGAGCGGTGATGGAGTTTTTTGAGAAGGTGCCGGATGTGAAGCCGGGGGATGTGGTGTCTACGTCGTCGTTTAGCCAGTTGTTCCCGCCGGGGCTACCGGTCGGGCGTGTTGAATCAATAGACTTTAGCAAAAGCCCAGCTCCAGAGGCGATTGTTGAGCTATCGGCCCCGATTAGCACATTGGACTGGGTATTGGTTGCGCCTAATCCAAAACCTGCTGCAACTGAACCGCCCCCGCCGCCCTCGCCTTTACCAGATTCAACCTTGCCCTGATTTTATGCCTGATTGCCATGAATGATTTGCTGCTTCTGAGTCCCTATTTGAGGCAGGCGCTGAATGTACTGGTGACGGCTGGCTCGGTTTTGGCGTGTTTGCTCATCTTGCCAACCCGGTTTGTGGGCATGGAACTGCTGGGGGTGGGGCCGAACTGGCTGCTGATCTGGGTTGTGGCCTGGAGTATCAAGCGATCGCCCTGGCAGGGTGCGATCGCCGGAATTGCACTGGGACTGCTGCAAGACGGCATGACAGCGGCCAATCCAACCCACACGCTGAGTCTCGCGCTGGTCGGCATTCTCACGGCGCTTATTCAAAAGCAGCGCTACATCCAGGAAGACTTTATTTCAGTGGCGCTGATCGTGTTCGGCATGGCGGTCATTGCAGAAACCGTGACCGCGTTTCAATTTATGCTTCAAGACCTGCGGATGCCTGATCGCCTCTCCTCGCGCACGCTTTCAGAAATTTGGAACTATCATCAGCAGATTGCCCTCTGCTCTGCTATTCTCAGTAGCCTCTGGGCTCCGGCACTGTATTACCCGCTGAATCGCTGGTGGCAGCGAGTGAGTCTGGCGGATCAATTCCAGGCCTAGAGAGGAACTGGGGCGTTATCACTGATCCACGGTGTCTAAAATTTTTTGATCAACTTGGTCAACAACGCATCTCTCGATGCCCATTGACAGGGATAATAGGGATTAGCTGAAATCTTGCTCAGTCTGGCTTCCAGAGAAAGCTCTAAG contains:
- a CDS encoding flavin monoamine oxidase family protein; the encoded protein is MSLPEAAGWLDAHLSRRRVLQAGAVLGGTLGLSGWRMEDLVGGDRPHASGQSARSRANPSPVLIVGAGVAGLTAAYRLQQAGVPFELVEASARIGGRLRTVRNPDGLPGTVELGGEFIDTRHTHVRALAAELGLELSDLRAADAGLEPEVLYFQGQKVSHEAVVERFAPLAKRITQDLLAMGRGITYRQHNDHAAQLDRLSLAEYLDAAEIDPVIHQLVRVAYITEFGRDAEDMSCLNMLYLIGTEVGQWSTYGDSDERWHVVGGNQSIPEALAKRVEGAIALNTSLESIRLAPDGRYRVSLRQDGNSIERSYEKVLLAVPFSVLRQVELAIDLPPVKRKAIAELGYGTSSKLAVPFRERIWRTRYGSTISVYTDLDFQNTWESARYSPGPSAWVTDLRAGRQGVLLAADSPATHAKALAADLDQIFPGIAEVQQGRSLRAIWAAEPHALGSYSCYRPGQWTAIAGAEIERVGNLWFAGEHCSLESQGYMNGAVETAEIAARSILQT
- a CDS encoding single-stranded DNA-binding protein translates to MSLNVVTLVGRAGRDPDVKYFESGSVVCNINLAVDRRRKNSDEPDWFKLEIWGRNAEVAANYVRKGSLIGVTGSLKFEYWKDRTTGADRSAPVIRVDRLDLLGSKRDNEAAAASGGYADDEF
- a CDS encoding rod shape-determining protein; amino-acid sequence: MGIDLGTANTLVYVSGRGIVLQEPSVVAIDQNEKVPLAVGEDAKKMLGRTPGNVMALRPLRDGVIADFDTAELMLKHFIRRVHEGRTLVSPRIVIGIPSGVTGVERRAVMEAASQAGARDVYLIDEPVAAAIGAGLPVAEPTGNMIIDIGGGTTEVAVLSLQGTVLSESVRVAGDELSEAISQYMKKVHNLVIGERTAEEIKITVGSAYPTDHHDDIIMDVRGLHLLSGLPRTVSVKAPEIREAMAEPLSVIIEAVKRTLERTPPELAADIIDRGIMLAGGGALLRGLDTLISHETGIVVHVAADPLSCVVLGTGRVLENFKQLERVFSGHSRNM
- the mreC gene encoding rod shape-determining protein MreC, coding for MYVLRRWWGKNGLRLGLAVLALSTAWMLRQTQGAFVLELYRAISAPFQAKGPTRAEILDNAQVQELQQRLIELESQNRRLQELLNYNATQPQPGIAAPIIGRSADHWWQQVTLGRGRRDGVKVGSIVSGTGGLVGRVVQVTANTSRVLLVSDPTSRIGVTVSRSRFMGYMRGQSGNRAVMEFFEKVPDVKPGDVVSTSSFSQLFPPGLPVGRVESIDFSKSPAPEAIVELSAPISTLDWVLVAPNPKPAATEPPPPPSPLPDSTLP
- the mreD gene encoding rod shape-determining protein MreD, whose translation is MNDLLLLSPYLRQALNVLVTAGSVLACLLILPTRFVGMELLGVGPNWLLIWVVAWSIKRSPWQGAIAGIALGLLQDGMTAANPTHTLSLALVGILTALIQKQRYIQEDFISVALIVFGMAVIAETVTAFQFMLQDLRMPDRLSSRTLSEIWNYHQQIALCSAILSSLWAPALYYPLNRWWQRVSLADQFQA